GCCGCACGGCCGTGCCGTCGTCCTACGACGGCCTCTGCCTGGCCGCCTGACGGACCGCGGGCCGGCGTCTCACACCGTCACGGGACGCCGGCTCAGCACCTCGTCGGCCAGGCCGTACGCCACCGCCTCCTGCGCGGTGAACACCTTGTCGCGGTCCATGTCCGCACGCAGGGTCGCGATGTCGTGGCGCGTGTGGCGGGCCAGCACCTCCTCCACCTGAGAGCGGATACGGACCATCTCCTTGGCCTGGAGCGCGAGATCCGAGACGGTGCCCTGCCGGCCGCCGCTGGCCGGTTGCCCGAGCAGCACGCGCGCGTGCTCCAGGACGAGCCGGCGGCCGGGATCCCCGCCCGCGAGCAGCACGGCCGCCGTCGACGCGGCCTGTCCGACACACAGGGTCGAGATCGGCGCCTGGACGAACGTCATCGTGTCGTAGATCGCCATCAGCGAGGTGAACGAGCCGCCGGGGGAGTTGAGGTAGATCGAGATCTCGCTCTCCGGGGACGCGGCCTCCAGATGCAGGAGCTGCGCGATCACGACGTTCGCGACGCCGTCGTCGATCTCGGTGCCGAGGAAGATGATCCGTTCGTTCAGCAGCCGGCTGAACACGTCGTAGGACCGCTCGCCCTGCGGGGTCCGCTCGACCACGTTCGGAATCGTGTAGGTCCCCATGTCACAGCCCCATCCGTCGCTTCTGCGCGGCCGGGCGGACGTCCGCGAGGGACTCCACGACCCGGTCCACCATGCCGTACTCCCGGGCCTGCTCGGCCGTGAACCAGCGGTCGCGGTCGCCGTCGCGCGAGATGGCCTCCGGGGACTGCCCGGTGTGCTCGGCGGTGATCCGTTCGATGGTCCGCTTGGTGTGCTCCAGGTTCTCCGCCTGGATCTCGATGTCCGCCGTGGTGCCGCCGATCCCGGCCGACGGCTGGTGCATCATGATGCGCGCGTTCGGCAGCGCGAACCGCTTGCCGGCCGCGCCGACGCTCAGCAGGAACTGGCCCATGCTGGCCGCGAAGCCCATGGCGAGCGTCGAGACGTCGTTGGGGATCAGCCGCATCGTGTCGTAGATGGCCAGCCCCGCGTGCACCGACCCGCCCGGGCTGTTGATGTACAGGACGATGTCGGTGCGCGGGTCCTCCGCCGACAGGATCAGCAGCTGTGCGCAGACCCGGTTCGCGGACACCTCGTCCACCTGAGTCCCCAGCAGCACGATGCGCTGCCCGAGCAGTTGGGCGGCGAGATGGTCGTCGAACCGGGACGGTGCGGTGTCGCCCTCCTCGGCGCGGGGGGCGAGCGTGGTGAGTGGCGTCATCGGTTCTCCTCGTCGTGGCGTGGATGCCGTCGACTCCACTCTTGACCCCGGTGGACGCCCGCACCCCGATCCTCTGCCCGCAGCAGATCCGCCGTGGGCAGAGCGGCCGCCCGCTCGCACGGTTCGCCGACGCCGTCCGGATGACCTCACGGCCCGAGCGATGAGTTCCGGGGCGAGCGGGAGTCGACACTGATGACCGCGTCCCACGCCCAGGAGGTAAAGATGACCACCGACGGATTCACCACGTGTCTCTGGTTCGACGGCCAGGCCGAGGAAGCCGCCCACCACTACGTCTCGGTCTTCAAGAACTCGAGCATCGGCAACATCGGCCGCTACAACGAGGCCGGCCCGGGCCCGGCCGGCTCCGTGCTGGCCGTGGAGTTCACGGCCAACGGGCAGAAGTTCGTCGGCATCAACGGCGGCCCGCAGTTCACGTTCAGCGAGGCGGTCTCCTTCCAGATCTACTGCGCGGACCAGGAGGAGGTCGACTACTACTGGACCAGGCTCACCGAGAACGGCGGCGAGCCCGGCCCGTGCGGCTGGCTCAAGGACAAGTACGGCCTGTCCTGGCAGGTCATCCCGGACGGACTGATCGAGATGATCAGCGACCCCGACCCCGAGAAGGCCACCCGCACCACCAAGGCCATGTACGCCATGAGCAAGCTCGACGTCGCCGCCCTGAAGAAGGCCTACGCGGGGGAGTAGACGCCCGGTGAAAGGGGCGGGCGCGCTAACGGGCCTCGGCCAGGATCTCCCTGATCACATGCCGGGACTGTACGAACCTGCCGGAGCGGGCGGAGGGCGTCTCGTGAGTGCGACGGCTTCCGCCGCGTGCTCCCGCGCGCCGGAGCGCTCGTGTGTCACTCACGGTGCCCGGGTGTCTCGGCGCGCGGGCCGACGGCCGGGTGACTAGCGTGAGCAACCGGACAAAACATCTCACCGGAGGGCTGAGGTCATGGCCGTACGAGCACTGGGAATCCCCTGCTGGGCCGACGCGATGTTCAGCGACGTGGAGGGCGCCAAGACGTTCTACGCCGAGGTCCTGGGCTGGACGTTCGGCGAGTCGTCGTCCGAGTACGGCAACTACACACAGGCCTACGCGAACGGCAAGGCGGTCGCCGCCGTCGTCCCGCCGATGCCCGGCCAGGAGGGGCAGTCGCAGTGGTGTCTGTACTTCGCCTCCCCGGACGCCGCCGCGACCGCCGCCAAGATCCGGGAGAACGGCGGTGAGGTGCTGATGGAGCCGATGCAGGTCGGCGAGTTCGGCACGATGTGCCTGGCCCGCGAGCCCAGCGGCGCCGTGTTCGGCGTGTGGCAGGCGGGTGTCCACGAGGGGTTCGAGGCGCCGCCGGAGCAGCCGGGCGCCTACTGCTGGGCCGAGGTCTTCACCCGCGAACCGGAGAAGACGGACGCGTTCTTCCCGGCCGTGTTCCCGTACAAGGCGAAGCAGCTCCAGGACGACGCGGTCGACTTCCGGGTGTTCGAGGTCGACGGCGAGATGGTCCTCGGCCGCATGAGGATGACGGAGGAGTTCCCGCCCGAGGTCCCGTCGTACATCAACGTGTACTTCACGGTCGACAACTGCGACGAGGCCGTGGCCAGGGCCACCAAGCTCGGTGGCGTCCTGCGGTTCGGCCCGATGGACACACCGTTCGGACGGTTCGCCGCGATCAGCGACCCGCAGGGCGCGAACCTCTCACTCATCGACGTCACCACCACGACGGGGGACATGCCGCAGACGAAGGACGTCTCCTAGCCGCCCGGTGGAGCGCCCCGCGGGGCGTGGCATGATCGTGCGCATGCGTGAACGAGTGGTGGCCGCGTGCGACGGGGCCTCGAAGGGGAATCCGGGACCGGCGGGCTGGGCGTGGGTGGTCGCGGACGACGCGCAGACACCGGCCCGCTGGGAGGCGGGGCCGCTCGGGAAGGCGACCAACAACATCGCCGAACTCACCGCGCTGGAACGCCTGCTGGCGTCGACCGACCCGGATGTGCCGCTCGAGGTCCGGATGGACTCGCAGTACGCCATGAAGGCCGTCACCACCTGGCTGCCGGGCTGGAAGCGCAACGGCTGGAAGACGTCCGCGGGCAAGCCGGTGGCCAATCAGGAGCTGGTCGTCCGTATCGACGAACTGCTCGACGGCCGCTCGGTGGACTTCCGCTACGTGCCCGCCCACCAGGTCGACGGCGACCCGCTCAACGACTTCGCCGACCGCGCCGCCAGCCAGGCGGCGATCGTCCAGCAGCCGGCCGGCAGCGACCGGGGTTCCCCGGAGCCGCCGGCCTCGCCGGACACCCCGAAGGCGAGGTCCGGGGCGAAACCGGACCGCTCCGCCGGGAGCAGATCTCCCCGGCGGAGCGGTGGTGCGGCGTCCCGCACGATCAAGGCCAAGTTCGCCGGCCGCTGTGTGTGCGGCCGCCCGTACGCCGCCGGCGAGCAGATCGCCAAGAACGCGCAGGGCTGGGGGCACCCGGAGTGCCGTACGGCGGACGCCGCCGAGAGCTGATCCGTGGCGCGCCGGTCACACCACCGCGCCGCGCCAGCCTCCGGTCTCGAGCCCGCGGTTCTCGATGAACTCCTTGAAGCGCTCCAGGTCACCCTTGGTCTGGCGCTTCACGAAGCCCAGCTTGTCGCCGACGGTCTCGGCCAGCCCCTCCGGCTGGAATTCCAGTTGGAGCATCACCTTGGTGTGACTGTTGTCGAGCCGGTGGAAGGTCACCACGCCGGCCTGCTTGGCCTCGCCGGAGATCGTGGTCCAGGCGACCCGTTCGTCCGGGATCTGCTCCGTGATCTCCGCGTCGAACTCCCGGTGCACGCCGTTCACACTGGTCACCCAGTGGGTGAGCGTGTCGGTGCGCTGCTCGATGCGGTCCACCCCGCTCATGAACTCGGGGAACGTCTCGAACTGGGTCCACTGGTTGTAGGCGGTGTGCACGGGCACGCCGACCTCGATGGATTCCTCGACCTGCGACACGAACGTCTCCTCCTTCGTTCTCGTGAAGCGTCTCGTCGCTCTTGTCCGTCGCGGGTACCCGTGACCTGCGCGGCAAACCGGCGGACGGGGATCAGTCGGTGTCGAAGGTGTAGTGCGGGGTGTGATCGAGAAGGTCCGCCGGGGTGGTGTCGTTCCAGGGCTTCATCGTCTCGTGGAGGTCGACGACGTCCGGCGTTCCGCCGCCCGGCAGGTATCCGGAGCCCGGGTGCCGGCGCTGCCACTGGGCCCACAGCTTGTCGATGTAAGCGTGATGCAGCCAGAACACCGGGTCGTTGGGGGAGACCCCGGTCGCCATCTGTCCGCCGACCCAGACATGGACCCGGTTGTGCAGATTCACCCCGCGCCAGCCCTCCAGATGATTGCGGAAGCCGTCGGAGGCGCTGTTCCACGGAGCCATGTCGTAGGCCGTCATCGCCAGCACCGACTCGACCTCGGCCCGGGTGGGCAGTTCACGGACGCCCGCGCCGAGCGCGCGCCGCAGGTAGGTGCGGCCGTCCACCCGGACGCCGATCGCCCAGTCGCCAGCCGACGCGGCGAACGGTCCGTCCATGACCTGGCCGTCGCGGCTGCGCCCCGTGCCGCCGAGGAAGTCCGGCGCCCACAGGGAGGAGCGCGGCGAACGGTCGGCGGACCAGTCCCAGTACGGCAGTGCCACCGAGGCGTCCACCGACTGCAGGGCCCGCTCGAACTCGAGCAGGAATCTGCGGTGCCACGGCAGGAAGGACGGAGAACGGTGGCCGGTGCGCTCGCCGTTGTCGGTGTCACCGAGGATGAACCCGTTGTGGGTGGTGACGAAGGCGTCGTAGCGGCCGCTGCGCTTGAGTTCGAGGACGGCGGCGACGAACCGGCGCTTCTCGTCGGAGGTCAGGGACGCCTGGTTCTTGCGGACGGTCATGTGTGGTGCTCCTGGTGTGCGCGGGAGGTGAGGGCGGGTCGTCCGGCCGGCGCCGGTCAGCCGGCGGGGAACGGCACGAGCCGGGCGCCCTGGAGCTCGTCGACCGCGGCCCGGGCCGCGGCCCGCGGCGTGGGTACCGGGTCGTAGTGGCTCACCACGCTGATCCAGGTGCCGTCGGCGTTGCGCATCACGTGCAGTTCGACCCCGTCGACGTACACGGCGTAGCCGCCGCCGTGGTGATGACCGCCCCCGGCGGCGGACCGGCCCTGTATCCGGCGGCCCCGGTAGACCTCGTCGAAGGAGTCGGGGGAGGCGGGGGAGTCGTGGTGGTGGTCGGCGGCCCGGGCGGCGGGGGCGGCGACCAGCGGGGCTCCGGCGACGGCGGCCGCCGCGGTGAGCGCGCGACGACGGCTGAGTTCCGGCATACGGGACCTCCTGGGGTGTGTTGGGTTGACGACCCCGTATGCCTATCGACCTGCACGAGAAAGGGAGAAATCCCTCGCACCGGGTTGGCTGCGATCCGGACATTCACTTACATGTCGTGCAGTCTTGAACGAAGATGATCTTGTCGCTTTCGGGTGCTCGCACCGTGCGGAAGGGGCAATTCCTTTCCGTGCGTGCACCGCTTCCGGTGATCTTTCGCGCACCGCCCGGCCGGTGGTGGTGTGGCCCACGTGCGGAAAGTGGCGCGATCGGGCAGGTGGGGCGGCTCCTGGCGCCCGCCGCGCCCTGCTACCCTGCGTCGTCAATCAAACACGTCTGGTGACTCCTGGGAGTGTGCGTGAAGGTCGCCTGTGTCGGCGGCGGGCCCGCCGGCCTGTATCTCTCGATCCTGCTCAAACGGCAGAACCCGTCCCACGACATCACCGTCCACGAGCGCAACCCCGAGGGCTCGACCTACGGCTGGGGCGTCACGTACTGGCAGGGGCTCCTCGACCGACTCCGGGTCTGCGACCCCGAGTCGGCGCGCGCGATCGAGGAGGCCTCCGT
This Streptomyces sp. NBC_00377 DNA region includes the following protein-coding sequences:
- the melC1 gene encoding apotyrosinase chaperone MelC1, whose amino-acid sequence is MPELSRRRALTAAAAVAGAPLVAAPAARAADHHHDSPASPDSFDEVYRGRRIQGRSAAGGGHHHGGGYAVYVDGVELHVMRNADGTWISVVSHYDPVPTPRAAARAAVDELQGARLVPFPAG
- a CDS encoding VOC family protein — protein: MTTDGFTTCLWFDGQAEEAAHHYVSVFKNSSIGNIGRYNEAGPGPAGSVLAVEFTANGQKFVGINGGPQFTFSEAVSFQIYCADQEEVDYYWTRLTENGGEPGPCGWLKDKYGLSWQVIPDGLIEMISDPDPEKATRTTKAMYAMSKLDVAALKKAYAGE
- a CDS encoding ClpP family protease, translating into MGTYTIPNVVERTPQGERSYDVFSRLLNERIIFLGTEIDDGVANVVIAQLLHLEAASPESEISIYLNSPGGSFTSLMAIYDTMTFVQAPISTLCVGQAASTAAVLLAGGDPGRRLVLEHARVLLGQPASGGRQGTVSDLALQAKEMVRIRSQVEEVLARHTRHDIATLRADMDRDKVFTAQEAVAYGLADEVLSRRPVTV
- a CDS encoding ATP-dependent Clp protease proteolytic subunit; protein product: MTPLTTLAPRAEEGDTAPSRFDDHLAAQLLGQRIVLLGTQVDEVSANRVCAQLLILSAEDPRTDIVLYINSPGGSVHAGLAIYDTMRLIPNDVSTLAMGFAASMGQFLLSVGAAGKRFALPNARIMMHQPSAGIGGTTADIEIQAENLEHTKRTIERITAEHTGQSPEAISRDGDRDRWFTAEQAREYGMVDRVVESLADVRPAAQKRRMGL
- a CDS encoding VOC family protein, with translation MAVRALGIPCWADAMFSDVEGAKTFYAEVLGWTFGESSSEYGNYTQAYANGKAVAAVVPPMPGQEGQSQWCLYFASPDAAATAAKIRENGGEVLMEPMQVGEFGTMCLAREPSGAVFGVWQAGVHEGFEAPPEQPGAYCWAEVFTREPEKTDAFFPAVFPYKAKQLQDDAVDFRVFEVDGEMVLGRMRMTEEFPPEVPSYINVYFTVDNCDEAVARATKLGGVLRFGPMDTPFGRFAAISDPQGANLSLIDVTTTTGDMPQTKDVS
- the melC2 gene encoding tyrosinase MelC2, which encodes MTVRKNQASLTSDEKRRFVAAVLELKRSGRYDAFVTTHNGFILGDTDNGERTGHRSPSFLPWHRRFLLEFERALQSVDASVALPYWDWSADRSPRSSLWAPDFLGGTGRSRDGQVMDGPFAASAGDWAIGVRVDGRTYLRRALGAGVRELPTRAEVESVLAMTAYDMAPWNSASDGFRNHLEGWRGVNLHNRVHVWVGGQMATGVSPNDPVFWLHHAYIDKLWAQWQRRHPGSGYLPGGGTPDVVDLHETMKPWNDTTPADLLDHTPHYTFDTD
- a CDS encoding ribonuclease H family protein, which gives rise to MIVRMRERVVAACDGASKGNPGPAGWAWVVADDAQTPARWEAGPLGKATNNIAELTALERLLASTDPDVPLEVRMDSQYAMKAVTTWLPGWKRNGWKTSAGKPVANQELVVRIDELLDGRSVDFRYVPAHQVDGDPLNDFADRAASQAAIVQQPAGSDRGSPEPPASPDTPKARSGAKPDRSAGSRSPRRSGGAASRTIKAKFAGRCVCGRPYAAGEQIAKNAQGWGHPECRTADAAES
- a CDS encoding SRPBCC family protein, which gives rise to MSQVEESIEVGVPVHTAYNQWTQFETFPEFMSGVDRIEQRTDTLTHWVTSVNGVHREFDAEITEQIPDERVAWTTISGEAKQAGVVTFHRLDNSHTKVMLQLEFQPEGLAETVGDKLGFVKRQTKGDLERFKEFIENRGLETGGWRGAVV